Proteins from one Cryptomeria japonica chromosome 4, Sugi_1.0, whole genome shotgun sequence genomic window:
- the LOC131875105 gene encoding putative leucine-rich repeat receptor-like serine/threonine-protein kinase At2g24130 has product MPPTEQILQNTLEHSSSMEIDIYDDKGKAHHMHPKIPSRILSKGKDLREFHYMIHQRQWVLDEQALKEVAIYQNNLNGPIPWEFGRLSELQQVYLWGNQLTGEIPTSLGNWTHLQRLELARNQLSGTVPLEFGKMQQLRWLSLSDNHLVSGSSGLSILKVLTNCSGLEILDLGSNYLTGILPISIGRLSNSLSVLGLYSNEIGGNIPDEIGNLTNLTTVCLDANRFKGTIPSALSKLPNLERLTLDTNNLHGRIPKSFGQSKRLGLLSLSENMLSRQIPDSLGKLPQLRRLYLDHNQLSGKIPASLGRCKTLEMVYLLHNKLTGNMPPEVAGLQNLQFYFNVSGYLLQGSILEMSKMIMVLAIDVSQNNFSGSIPSALASCKGLEYLNLSGNAFEGPIPASLSDLENLKYMDLSCNNLSGTIPVAFKKMKMLQHLNLSSNRLTGEVPKRGAFATLDASEVMKSLGLCGGWINLSPCSHPNHKHPSVSKKVIIPVVVGIAIFIMSLLLVVVSYRSCRHSSVPALNVWPPKISYEELVNATGRFNDENLLGMGSFGSVYKGILKNGKNIAVKVLKLQDEHAHQSFSRECNALKRVRHRNVIKIILACSNLDFKALILAFMSNGSLEKWLYPPEGGICKLNLSDRLRLAMEIAQGMAYLHHYYFVQMIHCDLKPSNVLLGDDMTSYIADFGLSNIIFANSMDSLTSTDALKGSVGYIAPEYGMGGNLTTKGDVYSYGILILELLTRKRPTEDIFGEGMNLQKWIEMHFPNRISDVVDNSLLIDAHESETSIVMECLTQFIQIGLFCTRESPQEQPDMTKIIDILNTIRGAFLGTPKNPQLPIDITPFIDNERNMKMPKKENRGSSSLSTS; this is encoded by the exons TGGCAATATATCAGAACAACTTAAACGGCCCAATTCCATGGGAGTTTGGAAGGCTGTCAGAGTTGCAACAAGTGTATTTGTGGGGAAACCAACTCACTGGAGAAATACCCACCTCACTGGGCAATTGGACTCACCTGCAAAGGCTGGAATTGGCTCGCAACCAACTGAGCGGCACAGTGCCCCTGGAATTCGGGAAAATGCAGCAGCTGAGATGGTTAAGTTTGTCTGACAATCATTTAGTGAGTGGAAGCAGTGGTTTGTCTATTCTAAAAGTGTTAACTAACTGCTCCGGCTTGGAAATCCTTGATTTGGGATCTAATTATCTCACTGGCATCTTGCCCATTTCAATTGGTCGCCTTTCAAATTCACTTTCAGTTTTAGGTTTGTACTCAAATGAAATTGGGGGAAATATACCAGATGAGATTGGTAATCTAACAAACTTGACAACGGTATGCCTAGATGCAAACAGATTCAAAGGGACCATTCCATCTGCACTCAGTAAACTTCCGAATTTGGAGAGACTAACTTTGGACACAAACAATTTACACGGAAGAATTCCAAAAAGTTTTGGCCAATCAAAAAGGCTTGGATTGTTGTCACTCAGTGAGAACATGCTTTCAAGACAAATTCCAGACAGTCTTGGCAAGCTTCCACAATTAAGAAGGCTTTATCTTGATCACAATCAGCTATCAGGGAAAATACCTGCCAGTTTAGGGAGATGCAAGACGCTGGAAATGGTGTACTTGTTGCACAACAAGCTAACAGGAAATATGCCTCCTGAAGTTGCAGGTCTTCAGAATCTCCAATTCTATTTCAACGTTTCCGGATATTTATTGCAAGGTTCTATTTTGGAAATGAGCAAAATGATTATGGTTTTAGCCATAGATGTTtctcaaaacaatttctctggtagCATTCCCAGTGCATTGGCAAGTTGCAAGGGGCTGGAATATCTAAATCTTTCCGGAAATGCATTTGAGGGGCCAATCCCTGCATCACTATCAGATTTGGAAAATCTGAAGTACATGGATCTTTCTTGCAATAATTTGTCGGGTACAATACCGGTGGCTTTCAAAAAGATGAAAATGCTCCAACACCTCAATCTCTCTTCAAACAGGTTAACTGGAGAGGTCCCAAAGAGAGGAGCTTTCGCAACACTTGATGCCTCAGAAGTTATGAAAAGTCTTGGCCTCTGTGGTGGATGGATAAACTTGTCGCCATGCTCTCATCCCAATCACAAACATCCATCAGTCTCCAAAAAGGTAATAATTCCTGTTGTAGTCGGCATTGCAATTTTTATCATGTCTCTTCTACTGGTAGTAGTTTCCTATAGATCATGTAGACATTCCAGTGTCCCTGCTCTTAACGTATGGCCTCCAAAAATTTCATATGAAGAACTTGTAAATGCAACTGGTCGGTTCAATGATGAAAATCTTTTAGGAATGGGCAGTTTTGGATCTGTTTATAAAGGGATTCTAAAGAATGGTAAAAATATTGCTGTTAAAGTTCTCAAGTTGCAAGATGAACATGCTCACCAAAGTTTCAGCAGAGAATGCAATGCATTGAAGAGAGTTCGGCATCGGAATGTAATTAAAATCATTTTAGCATGCTCCAACCTTGATTTTAAAGCTCTAATTCTTGCATTCATGTCAAATGGAAGTTTAGAGAAATGGCTATACCCTCCTGAAGGGGGTATATGCAAATTAAATTTGAGTGATCGATTAAGGTTAGCAATGGAGATAGCACAAGGAATGGCATACCTTCATCATTATTACTTTGTTCAAATGATTCACTGTGACCTCAAGCCCAGCAATGTTCTATTAGGAGATGACATGACTTCATACATAGCAGATTTTGGCCTTTCCAACATTATTTTTGCAAATTCCATGGATTCTTTGACTTCTACAGATGCACTTAAAGGATCTGTTGGCTACATTGCACCGG AGTATGGAATGGGTGGAAATCTTACTACGAAAGGAGATGTGTACAGTTATGGAATTTTGATTTTAGAGTTGTTGACAAGGAAGAGACCAACAGAGGATATATTCGGTGAAGGAATGAATCTACAAAAATGGATAGAAATGCATTTTCCTAATAGAATCTCAGATGTGGTGGATAATTCTCTGCTAATAGATGCTCATGAATCAGAGACATCAATAGTAATGGAATGCCTTACTCAATTTATACAGATTGGGCTGTTTTGCACAAGGGAGTCACCTCAAGAGCAACCTGATATGACTAAGATAATtgatatattaaatacaattaGAGGTGCATTTCTTGGTACCCCTAAAAATCCTCAATTACCAATAGATATCACACCTTTTATTGATAATGAAAGAAATATGAAAATGCCTAAGAAAGAAAATAGGGGAAGTTCATCTCTGTCTACATCCTAA